The region GGGATCGACCCGTCGCTGGGCGAGTTCGGCAAGCCCACCGGCGACTACGTCTGGCGCAACGGTGCAGGCCAGGACCTGCTGCACTTCACCGGCATCGGCGACCGCGGACCGCAGGGCTGGCCCATCACGACCTCGATGTACCAGCCCGGGCTGGAAGCGGCCCTCATCGGACGAGGCGAGCGGCTTGCGGGCCTCGAGGTATTCCGGGGCTACGAGGCGGTGCGCGTGGAGGAAGCGGACCGGTGTGTGCGGGTGGTCGCCGAGAGCGGCGGTGAGTCCCTGGAGGTCGTCGCGGACTGGGTCGTGGGCTGCGACGGCGCCAACAGCTTCGTCCGGGACCGGATCGGCTCCGGGTTCACCGAGCTCGGGTTCAGCCACGACTGGCTGATCTGCGACGTCACGCTGCGGCCGGCGCGCGAGTACAGCCCGGACAACCTGCAGGTCTGCGACCCGGCGCGGCCCAGGACGGCGGTGTCGGCCGGACCCGGCCACCGCAGGTGGGAGTTCATGCGGGTGCCGGGCGAGACCCTCGAGGAGCTCGACAGCCCGCGCAAGGCGTGGGAGCTGCTGGCCGTCGAGGGGATCACCCCCGACAACGCGACGCTGGACCGCCACGCCGTCTACACCTTCAAGGCCGGGCACGCCGAGCGGTGGCGCTCGGGCCGCATGCTGCTGGCCGGCGACGCCGCGCACCTGATGCCGCCGTTCGCCGGGCAGGGCATGTCCTCGGGGTTCCGCGACGCCGCGAACCTCGCATGGAAGCTGGACCTGGTGCTCTCCGGCTCGGCCGGCGAGCGCATCGTCGACACCTACGCCGCCGAACGCCGCGAGCACGTCCAGTACGCCATCACCAAGTCGGTGGAGCTCGGCCGGGTCATCTGCGAACCGGACCCCGAGGCCGCACGCGCCCGGGACGAGAAGATGCTGGCGGCCAGGGAGCAGGCGGGCGAATCCGACGGGCTGGTCCTCGACATCACGCCGCTGCGCAGCGGACTGCTGCACGGTCCGGGGGAGGACTCGCCCTCGGGTGAGCTTACCCCGCAGGGAACCGTCGCGGTCGCCGACGCTTTCGGGCTGTTCGACGAGGTCGTCGGGCGCGGCTTCGCGCTGATCGCGCTCGTGCCGCCCGGTGAGCTCGTCGACGATGCGCGGTTGACTTACCTGAAGTCCCTGCGCGCCAACGTCATCCACGTCCTGCCGGCCGGATCGGCCCCGCCCGCGGCGGAGGACGGCGCGGTGCGGACGGTGGTGGACACCGGCGAGGTCTACGTGCCCTACCTGACCGGGCTGGGCGCGGTGGCGGTGCTGGTGCGCCCGGACTTCTACCTCTTCGGCGCGGCACGCGACAGCGACGGGACCGCCGCGCTCATCGACGATCTTCGCACGCAACTATCCCCAGGAGGAGCCGGCCGATGACGGCGAACGCGGAACTCAACCACATCCAGGAGCTCGCCCTGGGTTTCATGAGCGCGCGGGCGGTGCACACGGCGGTCGAACTCGGCGTGTTCCCGTTGCTGGCGCAAGGCCCGCTGACCAGCGACGAGCTGTGTGATCAGCTCGGGCTGCACGGTCGCGGTGCCAGGGACTTCTTCAACTGCCTCGTGGCGCTGGGGCTGCTCGAACACGCCGACGGGCGCTACGTCAACACGGCGGCCACCTCGAGGTACCTCGGTGACCCCGACGCGCCCACCTACGTCGGCGGAATGCTGGAGTACATGGGAAGCCACTGGTACTGGTCCTGGGGCAGGCTCGGCGACGCGCTGCGCACGGGCCGTTCCCAGTCGTACGGGGGCCAGGTGCCCTACGAGGCGATCCACTCCGACCCGGGGCTCTCCGAGGAGTTCCAGCGGGCGATGTCGGGCGGGTCCGTCGCCGCAAGCACCGCGCTCGCCGAGAGCTTCCCGTGGCAGGACGTCGCCACGGTCGCCGACATCGGGTGCTCGGACGGCTCGGTGCTCTCCCGTCTGCTGCTCGCCCACCCGCACCTGACCGGCCTCGGCTTCGACCTGCCGATGGTCGAGCAGGGCTTCGACAAGACCAGCGCCCGGCACGGGCTGGCCGACCGGATGCGCTTCACCCCGGGCGACTTCCGCACGGCGTCGTTCCCCGCCGCGGACGCGGTCGTGTTCGGGCACCTGCTCATCGACTGGGACCTCGCGACCCGGCGCATGCTGCTGGCCAAGGCGTACGACGCGCTGGCCGAGGGCGGCACGATCCTGATCTACGACATGCTCGTGGAGCAGGACCAGCGCGAGAGCGCTCCCGGGCTGCTGATCAGCCTGCACATGCTGGTCGACCAGGGCGGGGGCGTCAGCTACACCGCGTCGGAGTGCTTCGGCTGGCTGGCCGACGCCGGGTTCCGGCAGTGCCGGGTGCGGCCGCTGTCCGGTGCCGACCAGCTCATCACCGCGGTCAAGTAGCCGGGTCCGGCTCCGCCCGCACACCGGCGAGGGCCAGCAGGTCGTCGATGCCGGACTTGATCCGCTCGACGCCGAGGCCCTCGTTGGTGCGCTGGTGGATGATCAGGCTCGCCGAGAACGGGGCGAGCAGCGCGTGCGCGAGGTAGTGGGCGTTGGCGTCCGGCCTGATCTGGGCCAGCAGTGTCACCAGGTGCAGGTGGCGCACGGGGTAGGGGCCGTCGTTGTAGCGGACCGCGGGCGTGGTGGCCTCGGCGACGAGCAGCAGGTCGGACTGCTCCTCGACCCGGTCGACCAGGGCGTGCAGGAAGGCGCGGACGCGTTCCAGCGGCGGCGCCCCCGGACCCAGGGGCGGCGGTCCCTGCATGAACGCCTCCTGGAACTGGCGTTCCCGCTCGTCGAGCAGGGACTGCACGAGCCCCGCCCGGTCGCGGAAGCGCCGGTACACCGTCCCCACCCCGACCTGGGCGGCGTCGGCCACCTCGTCCAGCGAGAGGTGTTCGGCGCCGTTCTCGGCGATGAGCCGCGAGGCGGCCAGCAGGATCTTGCGGCGGTTGCGCGCCGCGTCCGCCCGCTCGGTCGGGCGCTGACCGATGATCGGCAACATGCCGCCGCGAGATCGCTCTGCCACGGTGCTCCCCTCACTTGACCTCGGACGGCGGTCGCTGCTGCATCCCTCCGGAAGCAGCAGCCACCTGGGGAAGTCATGGTATGACGCGCGGAAGTGATCACTCGTGGCCGGATGGCTGCACGAGTGATCACTTCCGGTTTTTCCGTGCGCCTCAGCCGCGGTGCCACACCAGCCGGGCGCGCAGCGGTTCGCCGTCGACCGTGTCGGTGCGGCCGAGCACGAGCTCGTCGCCGTCGAGCGAGAAGTCCCGCACCTGCTCCGAGCCGGGCCAGGTCGGGTCGGTCGCGATCCGGACCTCGTGCACGACCTGGTCACCGGCCAGCCGCCACCTGCCGGTGTAGCCGATGTAGCTCGCGGCGGGCGGCGGCGCGGAGTCGGTGCGCATGATGTGCACCGACACGTAGCCGTCGGCTCCGTAGTAGAGCGATCCGCGCGGCGAACCGCCGAGCGGGCTCTCCTTCGGGTTGCCCTCTTCGTCGAACTCCACGAAGGAGTGCAGTCGCCAGTGTCCGATCAGGTCCGTCGTCGCGGTCATGCCGGCGTCCGGATCAGCCCCGCGCGCCGTTCAGCAGCCGCGCGGTGACGGTGGCCAGGTTGTAGCCCTGGAAGCGCGCGGCGGCCAGCACCCGCTCGTTCGGCGGCTCGCCGTCCATGCCCGACGGGTAGGAGGCGCCGTAGGGGTTGCCGTAGGCGGCCGGGACGGCCGGGTCGTTGTAGCCGGGCGGCACGATGACCGAACCCCAGTGGAAGGCGACGTGGTAGAGCGAGAGCAGCGTGGCCTCGTTGCCGCCGTGCATGTTGATGGCGCTGGTGAAGCCGGTGAACGGCTTGCCGGAGAGCTCACCGGCGTACCAGAGCCCGCCGGTGGAGTCGATGAACTGCTTGAGCTGGGAGGCGACGTCTCCGAAGCGGACCGGGGTGCCGAAGGCGTAGGCGTCGGCCCACTTCAGGTCCTCGTGGGTGGCCGGCTCGACGTCCTTGGTGGCGTCGGCGTGCGCCCGCCACGCGGGGTTGGCGTCGATGGCGGAGTCGGGAGCGAGCTCGTCGACGCGGCGGAAGCGCACCTCCGCGTCGGCCTTCTCGGCGCCTTCGCGGACGGCTTGGGCGAGGGCGTGGACGTTGCCGGTGGAGGAGTAGTAGATGACGGCGACTTTCACGGACATGGCGCTACGTTCCTGTTCTGGTGCTTGCTCGGGTGGCTTCGCGCGTGCGGAGCTCAGCACAGCCTAATCGGAGAACTCTCCGCATGCAATCGGTTAGTGGAGGCTTCTCCGATTGTTATGGCGGTGTTGTCCCCGTGGTCGTCCGGTTCGTTCGGGGCCTTCCGGCGTCACCCGATGGGTAGAGTGTGGACATGATGAGGGAGGCGGCCGAAAGCGACGAGCGCGTCTGCGACGCGGCTTTGGCCCGTGCGTTCGACTTTCTCGGCAAGCGCTGGAGCGGTGTGCTGCTGGGCACCCTGCTCACGGGTCCGGCGGGCTTCTCCGAGCTCAAGCGCGCGCTGTCGGGGATCAGCGACTCGATGCTCTCCGAGCGCCTGAGCGAACTGCGCAGGGCGGGGCTCGTCGAGCGCAGGGTCGACGAGGGACCGCCGGTCGCGGTGACCTACGAGCTGACCTCCGCGGGTCTCGCGCTGCTACCCGCCTTGCGCGAGCTCGCGACCTGGGCGATGGAGAACCTCCCCGCCTGACGCCCGTCATCGGCGCGCTTCCGCGTCCTGCGCTTCGCGCGGTGTCTCGCTCGGAGCGTCCGCGTGCCGTCTCGCGTCCGGCGCGTTCTGCTCGTCGCCTCCGTTCCGGCGCGAACCGCTCGGCGTGTCGAGCCCAGTGCTTCCTGCTTGCCCCATGCATCCGCCGTTCCCGCTGGCCGCCTCGGGTCGCCTGTTCCGGCTTGCCGCCTCGCGACTTTCGAGTCACACCAGGGAATTCCCGCCTGGCAGTTGTTGCCGGCGCGTCCTGCTGCTACGTTGCGCTCTGCTCACTTCTTTTTTAGAAGCAACTCCTATAAACGATTAGCTAGGAGGACAGATGCGCATCGGGTTCAGCCTTCCGCAGCTGGGGACGCTGGCGCACCAGGCAGCCGACATCGCCTCGTTCGCGCGGGAGGCCGAGGCGCTGGGCGCGGGCAGCCTCTGGGTCGGTGACCGGCTGCTCGCCCCGGTCGAGCCGACCGTGGGCTACCCGCCGGGGGCCGACACGATCCCGGACGAGTTCCACCGGATCCTGGATCCCTTCGCGATGCTCACCGTCGCGGCCACCGCGACCGAGAACGTCCTGCTGGGCAGCAACGTCCTCAACGCGCCGTGGTACCCGCCGGCGCTGCTCGCCCGGTCGCTCACCACCATCGACGTGGTCAGCCGGGGCCGGCTGGTGCCCGGGTTCGGCGTCGGCTGGTCGCCGGAGGAGTTCCAGGCCGCGGGCATCCCGATGAAGGAGCGCGGCGCCCGCATGGACGAGTGCCTGGAGGCGCTCAAGCAGCTGTGGACCGCCGACGTCGCCGAGTACGGCGGCCGGCACTGGCAGGTGCCGCCGACCCACGCCTACCTCAAGCCCGTCCAGCGTCCGCACCCGCCGATCTACATCGGCGGCTTCGCCCCGGCCTCCATGCGCCGGGTCGCCCAGCGCGGCGACGGCTGGCTGCCGATCCTGCCGGTTCCCGGGGACGTCGACCCCGCGATGGCGATCACCGCGCCGATGAGCCAGATCCGGCAGCTGGCCGAGGAGGAGGGGCGCGACCCGGGCGCGATCGACCTGATCCTGCGCGTCTACCCCGACCAGACCGCCACCATCGACCAGGTCGTCACCGCGATCGGCCGCGCGGTCGAAGAAGCCGGGGTCGAGCACCTGCTGGTGGACCTGATGTTCCTGGCCAAGAGCATCGACCACACCCTGGAGATGGCCGACACCATCCTGCGGCGCGTGTAGCCGCAAGCGCATTCCCGCGGCCCTGGTCGGCGCACCCGCGTCCGGCCGGGCCGCTTTCGCTTTTCCAGGCGCTTTTTCCGTTTCCGCGTCGGCCGGAAGTCCTGCGGCTGCGGGGAATTCCGCGCGTCTCGCGGCGGGAACGCCGGCCGGACCGCCTCAGCGAGGAGCCCGGAGCACCGTGCGAGCCTTGATCGTTCCGGGCAGTGCGTTTCCGGAAGGCGGAACGCGGGCGCGGGCACTTCGCCGGTCCCGTCGGCAAACGTATCGGTACGTACCGTCATGCCCGCCCCGGCGGACCTCGGCTGTCATGTACGGGTCGCTGTTCGGACGCAGCGGCATGACAGCGCTACGAGGTTCCTACCGGGGGTGGAGCACATGCCCAGTCCTCTTGATGGCGACCAACGACCACCGGCTGCGGCCGAGGACGGCGGGGACAGCCCCGTCGTGGTTCGACGGCGGGTCACGATTCCACTCCTGTCCAAGGCCGGCGGCGCAACGCTCAACCCGGAGGTCGTGACCTTCTCCGGCTCCTCCGACGGGCAGGAGCACATCGCGCTCGTGTTCGGCGGCGGCACCGAGGTCCCGCTGGTCCGGGTGCATTCGGAGTGCCTGACCGGTGACGTGTTCGGATCGGCCCGCTGCGACTGCGGGCCGCAGCTCGACGAGGCGATCGAGACCGTCAGCCGGCAGGGTGGGGTGATCCTGTACCTGCGCCAGGAAGGCCGCGGCATCGGGCTCTACAACAAGCTCGACGCCTACTTCCTCCAGGACGAGCTCGGCGTCGACACCTTCGAGGCCAACCGCAGGCTCAACTTCTCCGACGACGAGCGCGACTACCGGGTCGCCGCGGCGATGCTGCGCGCCCTGGGCATCGACCGGATCCGGATCCTGTCCAACAACCCGGACAAGGTCGAGCAGCTCACCGGCTGCGGCATCGATGTCGCCGAGGCGGTCCCGACCGGCGTGTTCGTCAACGACGCCAACCGCAAGTACCTGATGGCCAAGGTCACGACGGCCGGACATCAGGTGGAGCTCATGGAGGGTGCTCTGTGATCAAACACCGCGGCCCGATCAGCGGCATCGCCGCGTGGAAGGACGACTACGTCCTGACCGCGGGCTACGACAACCAGGTCATCTTGTGGGACTACCGGACGAAGACGGCGCTGGCCCGCTCGTGGCACGACCACCTGGCCAACCAGGCCGTGTTCTCCCCCGACGGCAAGCACGTGCTCACCTCGTCCAGCGACTACACCGCCCGGCTGTGGAGCGTGCCGGAGCTGCGGCTGGAGGCGGTGTTCAACGCCCAGACCGACGACGTGGAGATGTCGGTTTTCCACCCGGAGAAGGAGCTGGTCGCCACCGCCTCCCGCGACCACAACGTGCGCGTCTACGACTTCCGCGGCAACCTCGTCGCCACCTTCGCCGGGCACACCCAGGACGTCATCTCGGTGGAGTGGGCCAAGGGCACCGACGAGCTGATCTCCTCCAGCGACGACGGCACGATCAAGCGCTGGTCGCTGGAGACCGGCGGCCTGGTCGGCGACCTGGACATGGACGGCGTGGAGACCGACACGATCGCGATCTCCACCAGCGGCACCATCTACGCGGGCAACGACGACGGCGAGCTGATCATCATCAACGGCGACGGCCGGGACGTGGTGCCCGCCCACGACGCCGGCGTCAAGCGGCTGGTCCTCGACGCCGCGCGCGGTCTGCTGGTCAGCCTCAGCTACGACCGCACGATGCGACTGTGGGAGACGGTGGAGTCCGGGCTGCGGCCGCGGGGCAGGGCCGACCTGCCCTCCGACGTGTGGCCGCGGTCGTGCGCGTTCGCGGGCGACTCCAGCCTCGTATTCGCGACCTTCGGCGCGACCTACCGCAGCTACGACTTCCAGCGCGAGCGCTGGGAGACCGATGAGATCGCCGGAACCGGCGGGATCAACGCGGTCGTGCCGCACGAGGACAGCACCCTCGCGGTGGGCGACGCGGGCGTGGTCTGGCGCGGCGAGGACGTGCAGGCCCGCACCGGCAGCCTGTGCAACTTCCTGACGCCGGTGGAGGGCCTGGTGTTCTCCGGCGGCCAGCTCGGGCGCGTCTTCGACGCGCTGACCGGCGCCGAGATCCACCGGCACCGCTCGCCGCTGAACTGCGGGGTCGCGTTCCGCCGCGACGGCGTTCAACACGTGGTGGTCGGCGCCTACACCGGTGAGGGCCTGCTGTTCCGGATCCCCGAACCGGGCAAGGCCGAGTTCGCCGGAGAGCTGCCGTTGCACGCCAACGCCGTCAAGGGCGTGGCCGTCTCCGGCGACCTGCTGTTCTCGGTGTGCGCGGACACCAGCGCCACCTGGTACCGGATCTCGACGCTGGAGAAGGTCGAGACGATCGAGCAGGCCCACGACCGCATCGCCAACGGCTGCGTCGGCCTGGCGGGCGGCGAGTTCGCCAGCGTCAGCCGCGACCTGCGGTTGCGGATCTGGAGCGCCTCGCGGCTGCCGCAGGTCGTCGAGACGCCGCACACGCACTCGGTCAAGTGCGTCTCGGCCTCCGACGACGGCGACCTGGTGGCGACCGGCGCCTACAACGGCCGGATCGCCATCTACGACCGGCTCGCCTCGGAGTGGGTCTCGGTGCAGCGCCCGACCACGGCGGGGATCTCCTCGCTGGCCTACCACCCCGACGAGAAGCTGTTCCTGGCCAGCTCCTACGACGGCCAGGTCCACCGGATCACGGTCTGAGGGCCTGCCTTCGAAAGACAGGCTCTTGAGCGACCGCGTCGCGCCTCGCCCCCGCGCGCCAGGGGGCGAGGCGCCGGCGGTGCGCATCCCACGTCGCAGAGAGGTGCCGATGAGCCCGAGACCCGTCCTGCGCGCCAACCCCAACACCCTCAGCGACCGGGAGGCGATGGGGCTGCCCGACGACCTGGTGGAGCGGGTCGCCGAGCTCCCGCTCGCCGGTCACGACGACCTGCTCGCCCGAGCGCCCGGCGAACTGGCCGTGCTCGCCGAGGACGCCGGGCAGCCCTTCGACCGCCGGTACGCGGCGGGCACGCTGCTCGGTCTGCGCGGCGACCCGAGGATCCGCTTCGACGACCCCGCGATGGTGGAGGTCCCGGCGGCCACCGTGCGGCTCGGGCTGGCGCCCGAGGACGTCGGCGAGGTGGTGCGGCGCTGGGAGCACGTGGGCGTCCTGCACTCCTGGATCGCCAAGGAAACCCCCGTGCACGAGGCGCGGATCGAGCGCTTCCGCGTCATGCGCTACCCGGTGACGAACCACGAGTACCGCCGTTTCCTGGTGGAGACGGGGCATCCCGTGCTCCCGCGTGCCTGGCGGTTCGGGGCGTACCCGCACCACCTGTCCAACCATCCGGTGTGGACGGTCTCGCCGGAGGAGGCCGAGGCCTACGCGCGCTGGCTCGGCGAGCGCACCGGCAGGCCGTTCCGCCTGCTGACCGAAGCCGAATGGGAGTACGCCGCCGGCGGCGGCGACGGGCGGACTTTCCCGTGGGGCGACGAGATCGGCGCCGACCACGCCAACACCGTCGAGCACGGGCCGCTGAGCACCACGCCGGTCGGCATCTACCCGGCGGGTGCCAGCCCGTTCGGGGTGCTGGACATGGCGGGCAACGTCGAGGAGTTCGTCGCCGACGACTACCGGCCCTACCCCGGTGGCGAGCACGTGCTCGACGACCTGGCCGACGGCGGCCGCTACCGCGTCGCCCGCGGCGGCAGCTTCACCCGCTTCGGTGACCTGGCCAGGTGCCGGCGCCGGCACGGCTGGTACTCGCGGGAGATCTACGCGATGGGGTTCCGGCTGGGGGAGTCGGTGTGAGTCCGAGCGCGCGGGCAGTCCGGCCGCCCGAGGAAGCGACCGAGGCCGAACGCTGGGCGATGCGCAGGGCGATCCGGCTCACCGCGGACCCGCCGAGGCGTACCAGCCCGAACCCGTACGTCGGCTGCGTCGTGCTCGACGCCGACGGCCGGTTCGCGGGGGAGGGCCACCACCGCGGCGCGGGACATCCGCACGCCGAGGTCGAGGCGCTGGCCGCGGCCGGTGGGCGAGCCGCCGGCGGTACCGCCGTGGTGACGCTGGAACCCTGCGCGCACCGCGGCCGGACGGGGCCGTGCACCGAGGCGCTGTCGGCCGCGGGTGTCAGCCGCGTGGTGTTCGCGGTCGAGGATCCGACCCGGGACGCCTCGGGAGGCGCCGAGCGGCTGGCCGCGGGCGGAGTGGAGGTCGTCGGCGGTCTGCACCGGGAGGAAGCCGAGCGGCACAACGAGTTCTGGCTCACCTCGGTCCGGCGCGAGAGACCGTTCGTGACGTGGAAGTTCGCCGGCACGATCGACGGCCGCTCGGCGGCGGCCGACGGCAGCTCCCGGTGGATCACCGCCGCCCAGGCGCGCCGGGACGCGCACGCGCTGCGCGCGGTTCACGACGCGGTGCTGGTCGGCGGCGGCACGCTGCGCGCCGACAATCCGCACCTGGGCCTGCGGCACGGGGTCGTCGGCGAACCGCCGTTGCGGGTGGTGCTCGACAGCGCGGGCCGGATCAAGCCCGGCGCGCGCGTGCTCGACGGCAGTGCGCCCACGCTGGTGGTGGTCTCGGACCGGGCCGGGGAACCGCGAGGGCTCGGTGCCGCGGCAGGCACTCTCGCCGTTCCGTCCACTGAGGACGGACTTGATCTGGCGGCCCTGTCGGAGCGGCTGTTCGCCAGAGGAGTGCGGTCGGTGCTGCTGGAAGGCGGCGCCCGGCTGGCAGCCGGATTCCTGGCAGGCGGCCTGGTCGACCGCGTCGTGGCCTACCTGGCGCCGATGTTCCTCGGCGGTGCGGGACTCCCCGTGGTCACCGACATCGGCGTGGCGAGCATGGCCGAGGCGGCACGGATGCGGGTGGAGGAGGTCCGGCAGCTGGGCCCGGACCTGCGGGTGGTCATGCAGCCGGAGCCGCGCGACCTGGATGCCTGTCTTCGGACTCATTCCGCGTAGCGGTTCCGGTGCTCGTCGCGGGGGTGGGCCAAGCGGCTGCGCCGCTTCGAAAGATCAGGAACAGGCTTTGACGAGTCGATGGCGGTTCCCGCCGTTGGGGGCGTGGTGACATGGTCGGTTTTCCGCTGGAACCGGACTCCCGGTCGATGCGCGAGATGGGCGAGTCGGCGACCGCGCTGCTCGCCGACTTCCTGGCGGGGCTCGACAAGGCCCCGACGGTCCCCCCGGACGGCGCGGCGGTGCGCGTGACGCGCCCGCAGCCCGCCGGTGCGGCGTTCGACGAGGTGCTCGGCGAGTTCCGGCGCGCGGCGGCATGGGCGACCGAGACGGCCGGTCCCCGGCACTTCGGCTTCATCCCCGGCGGCGGGTTGTTCACCTCCGCGCTCGCCGAGTACCTGGCCAGGGGCTTCAACCGCTACACCAGCGTGGCTGCGATGGCGCCGGGGCTGGTGGCCGTGGAGAACTCGGTCGTCGAATGGCTGGCGGCCGAGTTCGGGCTGCCCGCCTCGGCGGGTGGCAACATCACCACCGGCGGGTCCATGGCCAACCTCTCCGGACTGCTCGCGGCCCGCCACGACCGCCTCGGCGACGACCTCGCCGGCGGCACCGTCTACCTGACCGCGCAGACAAACCACTGCGTGCCCAAAGCCATGCGCATCATGGGGTTTCCCGCGTCGGCGATCCGGACCGTGCCCTCGACGCCGGACCTGCGCATGGACGTCGAGGCGGCCCGGAGCATGATCCGCGCCGACCGCGCGGCGGGCCTGCGCCCCTTCTGCGTGCTCGCCACGGCGGGCACCACGAGCACCGGGGCCGTCGACCCGATCGCCGCGGTCGCCGACCTCGCGGCGCGGGAAGACCTGTGGCTGCACGTCGACGCCGCCTACGGCGGCTTCTTCCAGCTCACCGAGCGTGGACGCCGGGGGTTCGAGGGCGTCGAGCGCGCCGACTCGCTGGTGCTCGACCCGCACAAGGGCATGTTCCTGCCCTACGGCACCGGCATGCTGCTGGTGCGCGATCCCGCCGTCCTGGCCCGTTCGCACGCCTTGTTCGACGACGACGTTCCCTACCTCCAGGACCTGGCGGCCGGCGAGCTGCCGG is a window of Saccharopolyspora erythraea NRRL 2338 DNA encoding:
- the ribD gene encoding bifunctional diaminohydroxyphosphoribosylaminopyrimidine deaminase/5-amino-6-(5-phosphoribosylamino)uracil reductase RibD — translated: MSPSARAVRPPEEATEAERWAMRRAIRLTADPPRRTSPNPYVGCVVLDADGRFAGEGHHRGAGHPHAEVEALAAAGGRAAGGTAVVTLEPCAHRGRTGPCTEALSAAGVSRVVFAVEDPTRDASGGAERLAAGGVEVVGGLHREEAERHNEFWLTSVRRERPFVTWKFAGTIDGRSAAADGSSRWITAAQARRDAHALRAVHDAVLVGGGTLRADNPHLGLRHGVVGEPPLRVVLDSAGRIKPGARVLDGSAPTLVVVSDRAGEPRGLGAAAGTLAVPSTEDGLDLAALSERLFARGVRSVLLEGGARLAAGFLAGGLVDRVVAYLAPMFLGGAGLPVVTDIGVASMAEAARMRVEEVRQLGPDLRVVMQPEPRDLDACLRTHSA
- a CDS encoding pyridoxal phosphate-dependent decarboxylase family protein; this translates as MVGFPLEPDSRSMREMGESATALLADFLAGLDKAPTVPPDGAAVRVTRPQPAGAAFDEVLGEFRRAAAWATETAGPRHFGFIPGGGLFTSALAEYLARGFNRYTSVAAMAPGLVAVENSVVEWLAAEFGLPASAGGNITTGGSMANLSGLLAARHDRLGDDLAGGTVYLTAQTNHCVPKAMRIMGFPASAIRTVPSTPDLRMDVEAARSMIRADRAAGLRPFCVLATAGTTSTGAVDPIAAVADLAAREDLWLHVDAAYGGFFQLTERGRRGFEGVERADSLVLDPHKGMFLPYGTGMLLVRDPAVLARSHALFDDDVPYLQDLAAGELPDYAELGIERTREFRGLRMWLPLRLHGVSAFREALDEKLDLAAHAHRELSAIPGVVCGPPPELSTVVFSVPAAGNRGNQVLRERINARAEAFFSSTAVGGRYLLRMCVLSVRTHAGHVDDAVRVVREEVQRMGGGTNR